The region CTCGGATTCCTGCCCGTTTTTTCTCCTGGTAATTTCAGCCCGCCCACCATCAAATCAATTCCTCTCAATGCCGGTAAATCATGTTTCAGAGATCGAATTTAATGCGTCAGTTTATTTCCAGCTGTCACTGCATTATGCTGCATTCGGGGAGCGCTTCCATCAGCAGATTTTTCCCATCATCGGTAACCTGGGTTTCGGTAAGATACAGTTCGCGGAGACTCTTCAGATCCTGCAAATACAGCAAACCAGAATCCGTCACATTGGTAAAAGATAATTGTAACCATTGAAGACCTGCCAGGCTTTTCAGATGTGTCAGGCCGGAATCATTTATACCCGTATTCCCCAGATTCAAAGAGTCGAGGCTGGAAAGCCCTGACAGGTATTTTAAACCGTCATTGGTCACTGCTGTGTGTTGCATCGTAATTGACCGCAACGTACCAAACTGACTCAGTTGTTCCAGGCTCGTATCACCTGTCTTTGTGTTGTACAGATCAATCTTGCTTAGCGCTGGCAGTGCTTTCAGATGTGCGATTCCCACATCGGTGATGTTCGTATCATAGAGATCCAAAGTCTCAAGATTCTTCAAATAGCAGAACCACTTCAGGTCTTCATCGAGCACCTGCTTGTTTTCATGCAGCAGGATTTTTCTCGTTTGAAACACTCCGGTGGGAAGTTCAGACAGTTTCTCAATGACCTGCGGCTCTGCATCGACTGATATCTCAACCACTCCCCCTAATTCCAATGTCCTCGACGCAGCTGCCCTGTCATTATCTGCAGGATTGACGGGACTGGTACTTTTATTGTCTGCAGGATTTGAAACGGCTTTTTCAGGTGCACCGGTAGCAGTTTTAGCCGGATTCTTGAGCGGACTGAAAAACAGATGCTGATTGGAGAATGCCCACCACAACAGCGCCAGAAAGCCGAGGGGGAACAACCATCTCATAAATGGGTAGCGCGCTTTCGGTTGCATGACTGTAGAATCAAGACAGATACGACCATACTCTGAAAAGCACTCATCATCCTTATAGAGAGAAAAAAGTGTCGAGAGATCTTCATCCAACACGGCAGTACGTGGGCCTGGCTGGATTTGAATCGGCCCCTGCTGTGGCTGGTCAGTCTGCTCGGATTGATCAAAGGGAATGCTTTCCAGTGCTTCAATCAGTTCTGCGGTTGAGTTATATCGTTCAACGGGCTCCTTGCTCACCATTTTATGAAAGATGGCTTCCAGTTCGTCAGGAACTTCAGGACGCTGCTTTTGAATCGAGGGGATTGGCTGTTCCAGGTGAGCGAGTATTTTTTTGACAAACGAATCAGCCGGATACATCACCCTGCTGGTCAGTAAATAGTAGAGGGAACAACCAAGGCTATAAATATCAGAGCGTGCATCCGCAGCGTGTGTATTCTGAGCCTGTTCCGGTGACATATAGTCGAGTGTCC is a window of Gimesia chilikensis DNA encoding:
- a CDS encoding serine/threonine-protein kinase; its protein translation is MTLSRNQFLSLLDESGIFSAKDVIALQETQVDSSETALDLAKTLVKNKKLNEFQIKMILQHKGDRLVLGDYLILREIGAGGMGKVYLAEHRRMKRKVALKTLPTKIALDEESIGRFQREVQAAAKLTHPNIVTAYDAGEAKGVSYFVMEYVDGINLSDLVKEHGVLQVDVAVNYIIQAAKGLGFAHSEGIIHRDIKPANLLLDLKGTVKILDMGLARIDNLEPSEVPATQLTESGSVKGTLDYMSPEQAQNTHAADARSDIYSLGCSLYYLLTSRVMYPADSFVKKILAHLEQPIPSIQKQRPEVPDELEAIFHKMVSKEPVERYNSTAELIEALESIPFDQSEQTDQPQQGPIQIQPGPRTAVLDEDLSTLFSLYKDDECFSEYGRICLDSTVMQPKARYPFMRWLFPLGFLALLWWAFSNQHLFFSPLKNPAKTATGAPEKAVSNPADNKSTSPVNPADNDRAAASRTLELGGVVEISVDAEPQVIEKLSELPTGVFQTRKILLHENKQVLDEDLKWFCYLKNLETLDLYDTNITDVGIAHLKALPALSKIDLYNTKTGDTSLEQLSQFGTLRSITMQHTAVTNDGLKYLSGLSSLDSLNLGNTGINDSGLTHLKSLAGLQWLQLSFTNVTDSGLLYLQDLKSLRELYLTETQVTDDGKNLLMEALPECSIMQ